In Glycine max cultivar Williams 82 chromosome 4, Glycine_max_v4.0, whole genome shotgun sequence, the genomic stretch AAACCGAATCAAACGGCAAAAGTTTagtttgatttgaatttgatgttatatttaaaccaaatcaactaaattgtatatttattttatgtttggttTGAGTGAGTTTTTGTCTAATAATTGAACCAAACCTTACTTCAAACATCCCattaatgatattgttttaactaataaaatgtaactcagttgataaataaaatttatttttgaaagtggTCAAAGCTTTGATTTTGTCCATGTGTCTAGAGAAAACTTTAggcttaattatcaatttagcttgtaaattatttttaattatttaatttaatccttaaattttttaaagatttaatttgattttcaaattctaaaaaataaatcaatttgatctctaaattattaatttagttatcaaatttttaaaagtttgataATGAAATCGATTCTGttttaacataaataaagaaaacttccttcaaaaaacaaaaaaaagtacttttaagatgatttatcaaaagaatatatatatatatatatatatatatatattttttttttttttttttttaaatttatattaacttgGATCCGTGCACCAGTTAGTTAAAAACATATCTTAGCAAACATATACAGCGACTTTGAATGCCAACTCTTGTTCATCAACTGACGATGATCATTAGTTAAACGCGTgtgtcgtcgtcgtcgtcgtcgtcgccGCCAGTATCAGAAAACCCTCTAAACTCTAACTTGTTGGAGACATACCCTTAATGTTGATTCCGTTTGATTGGCTCCATTCCGAACTCAGCAACATTTGTAAGTCCCTCTTGCGAGCGAAGCAGTTACACGCATTCCTTTTGAAGACCCATCTCTCACAAGACCCCTTTTACGCAACAAAAATTGTTAGGCTGTACGCAGCCAACAACGACATTAAGTCAGCCCATCACGTGTTCGACAAAACTCCCAACCGAAGTGTCTACCTTTGGAATTCCATGATTCGAGCTTTCGCGCAGTCCCAAAGATTTCTCAGTGCAATTTCTCTGTTTAGAACCATGCTTGGGGATGACATAAGTCCTGATGATCACACTTATGCTTGTGTTATACGTGCCTGTGCTGACAACTTTGATTTCGGCATGCTAAGACGTGTTCATGGAGGTGCTGTGGCTGCAGGGTTAGAAATGGATCCTATTTGTTGCAGTGCACTTGTGGCTGCTTATTCAAAACTAGGCCGTGTTCAAGAAGCATGTAGAGTATTCGATGGGATTGCTGAACCGGATTTAGTTTTGTGGAATTCATTGATTtctggttatgggggatttggTCTGTGGGATGTGGGGATGCAGATGTTTAGCATGATGAGACTCGTTGGGATGAAGCCTGATGGATATACACTGGCTGGGTTGCTTGTGGGTATTGCAGATTCTGGAATGCTGGCGGAGACTGTAGCACAGCAGCTTTTTGAAAGTAGTCCTGCCGATAATGTTTACAGTGTTATGCTTTCTAATATATATGCTGGTGATGGGAGGTGGGATGATGTGAAGAAGTTGAGGGATAAAATGACAGGAGGTCTGAGAAAAATGCCTGGACTAAGCTGGATTGAAGGCAGTTAGCCAGCTACTGCTGTCATATATAGAGAGAGGCTTCACAGAAAGGTATTAGAatgtaaaacataattttgtatatttttgctTCTTGTATGTTTTTTGACTTCTTGGGATGTGCAAAACTGGTCTAGATAATTTATCTTTAAACCGAAAGCAGTGAACTCTCATCTATAAAATCACATAACCGGGGAGTTGCTTAAGTCTATTTCAAATAGTATACAGATTGCATTTGTAGCCTTTAACCTTTGTTCACATTTCACAATTCTGCTACCACTGATCCTTTCTTGAACCTAGCTTCTCAGTGAGTTCCCTCCGGGGGAACATCTTGGTGAATTCAACAACACTACCCTCCATGATCCAATTGCATGAGTTTTTCAGTTATCATAAagacaattttctaaaaattcaatgatcaattttcatttttctcttttcttccaaTGATGCTTGTAGCGGTATAAGTTGTGTTTTGTTCTTCTGATAGATGATGTTGTAATTCTGAGTGTGTTAATGGAACTTGAGATTGAGGGGATAGAGTCATTGCTGTGATATGGAATTATTCTTGATATTATTTAAGCCTTTTAGATGGGAATACATATGGGTTGTTCCAGTGTTGATATTTCTGTgcttcaataaattaaaagtgtacGGGGAATTGTATTTAGAAATGAGTACTTAATAACTTAAAAGTGTAAGGTGAACTTGGTACTGACTAGATGAGGCTAAAGTCTAGATATGCCTCCATTCATCAGACCAATTTTCTGCTAATTTAGTTGAATATGGAAACTGATGAAATGATTGaatctgaaaatgataaaattccTGAGGTTATCAACTTATCATTATATCATGTTAATATTGATTCTGAAAGTGAATGCAATTTTAGACTCatggttctttttgtatttCATTAATGGTACCTGTTGATATGAGGATAGAACACCATTTGACGggttaaaggaaaaattataggAATGTTTGTGACTAAAAGCTTTCTATTGTTAAACATCAGTCATTTGTACTAGTTGTTGATTTTGCTTGCATGTGAAATGCAATGGACAAACTAGATTGtgattctaataaaattaacccCTAACTAAGCAAGATACTTGTGCTCATTAATGGATTTAGATTGATATTGTGAGTTTATATTTAGTTATTACAGGTGGGAAtgtgttataatttaaaaattggttGGCTGTATACCAGTAGATCTCCTTATTGATCACCCAGTTCAGGTTGATGCAGCAAGATCGAAAAATTCTGTGAAGGCAAAGTGGCATGATTCGAAATGTGTTTGCCATCCAACTGTGTTGCAATTCATGGGTGCAGTTGATATGTTTTGAGGGTAACTGGCAGTCTTTGTTTTTAACCTGTaagcaaattttgttttaagcAAATAGAAAACAGTGCCTTTGCATGATTAACAAatagtttgaaattattttgcACATCTAAGTATCTTTCATCTTTTCCTCCATCTCATGTGTTAGGTTGTTTCAAGTTGGAGGAAAGCTGTATGAGCGAGCTATTGAAGAAACTGGATGCAGAACTAAAGTATGAAGT encodes the following:
- the LOC100807542 gene encoding putative pentatricopeptide repeat-containing protein At1g64310, encoding MLIPFDWLHSELSNICKSLLRAKQLHAFLLKTHLSQDPFYATKIVRLYAANNDIKSAHHVFDKTPNRSVYLWNSMIRAFAQSQRFLSAISLFRTMLGDDISPDDHTYACVIRACADNFDFGMLRRVHGGAVAAGLEMDPICCSALVAAYSKLGRVQEACRVFDGIAEPDLVLWNSLISGYGGFGLWDVGMQMFSMMRLVGMKPDGYTLAGLLVGIADSGMLAETVAQQLFESSPADNVYSVMLSNIYAGDGRWDDVKKLRDKMTGGLRKMPGLSWIEGS